The following coding sequences are from one Halomonas sp. HAL1 window:
- the hisS gene encoding histidine--tRNA ligase: MSKSAVKKIQAIRGMNDLLPSDSPRWQFFEAKVRQLMLRYGFNEIRTPIVEQTALFARSIGEVTDIVEKEMYTFDDRNSESLTLRPEGTASCVRAAMEHGLLYNQTQRLWYQGPMFRYERPQKGRYRQFHQIGVEAFGFDGPDIDAEVILLSARLWKELGLMEHVTLELNSLGSSEARAAYRDTLVAYFEQHHDVLDEDSKRRLTSNPLRILDSKNPAMAEMLDAAPQLMDHLDVESREHFEQLTKMLEAAGIDYVINPRLVRGLDYYCRTVFEWTTTALGSQGTVCAGGRYDGLVEQLGGKPTPAVGFAMGIERLILLLDTLELIPQGALGGCDVYVLPMDDNATTAAITLAENLRGELPELQLQLHCGGGSFKSRIKKADKSTASMAILLGEDEIAQQSATLKFLRDDREQQRVPLAQLGSTLRELLAPGA, translated from the coding sequence TTGAGCAAGTCCGCCGTTAAAAAGATTCAAGCCATCCGTGGTATGAACGACTTATTGCCCAGCGACAGCCCGCGCTGGCAATTTTTTGAAGCCAAAGTACGCCAGCTCATGCTGCGCTACGGCTTCAACGAAATTCGCACGCCGATTGTTGAGCAAACCGCGCTGTTTGCGCGCTCTATTGGCGAAGTGACCGATATTGTCGAAAAAGAGATGTACACCTTCGACGATCGCAACAGCGAAAGTTTGACGCTGCGCCCTGAAGGCACCGCCAGCTGCGTGCGTGCGGCAATGGAACACGGCCTGCTGTATAACCAAACCCAGCGGTTGTGGTATCAGGGTCCCATGTTCCGTTACGAGCGCCCGCAAAAGGGCCGCTATCGCCAGTTTCACCAAATTGGTGTCGAGGCCTTCGGTTTTGATGGCCCGGATATCGACGCTGAGGTGATTCTGCTTTCGGCGCGACTTTGGAAAGAGCTGGGGCTAATGGAGCACGTTACCCTTGAGCTGAATTCGTTGGGCTCATCTGAGGCGCGTGCGGCCTATCGCGACACGCTGGTAGCCTATTTTGAACAGCACCATGATGTGCTTGATGAAGACTCCAAACGCCGCCTAACCAGCAACCCGCTGCGCATTCTTGACTCCAAAAATCCGGCCATGGCCGAAATGCTGGATGCCGCGCCGCAGTTGATGGATCACTTGGACGTGGAATCCCGCGAACACTTCGAGCAGCTCACCAAGATGCTTGAAGCGGCAGGTATAGATTATGTGATCAATCCCCGCCTAGTGCGTGGGCTCGACTACTACTGCCGCACCGTGTTCGAGTGGACTACTACCGCACTGGGCAGCCAAGGTACTGTTTGCGCAGGCGGCCGCTACGACGGCTTGGTCGAGCAATTGGGCGGCAAACCTACGCCTGCTGTCGGCTTTGCCATGGGCATTGAGCGGCTGATTCTGCTGCTCGACACCCTGGAACTGATTCCTCAGGGTGCGCTCGGCGGCTGCGATGTGTATGTGCTCCCGATGGACGATAACGCTACCACGGCGGCGATCACGCTGGCTGAGAATTTGCGCGGTGAACTGCCTGAACTGCAACTGCAACTTCACTGCGGGGGCGGCAGTTTTAAAAGCCGGATCAAAAAAGCCGATAAGAGTACCGCCTCCATGGCGATCCTGCTCGGCGAAGATGAGATTGCACAGCAGTCGGCAACGCTCAAGTTTTTACGCGATGACCGCGAACAGCAGCGTGTGCCGTTAGCCCAACTAGGGTCTACGCTGCGTGAGCTATTAGCCCCTGGCGCTTAA
- the bamB gene encoding outer membrane protein assembly factor BamB, with the protein MSTVINRGISKQLARVSVGALTLALLAGCASKGEPAFTPKELRSFDETSSLNTQWKRTVGDGLGHARYPIAPAREGDTVFAADVEGVVMAMNANSGDVEWEIDLDTTISSALTAIAGQVYLATGNGEVIALDQNDGSESWRSRVSSEVLAAPQANQQLLVVQSVDGRVTALDRASGQERWVYTSSQPSLTLRGTGTPMVIDPVSFVGLANGRLATLDNRSGQPLWDMQIATPQGRSEVERLVDLSGQPIISPDGRLFVTSYNGRVVALEATQGDLLWEANLSSRHTPILVGDLLFVVTDNSQVVALDANSGREIWRNDDLQDRWLTAPAFADGRLVVGDFDGYLHLIDAREGNIVGRTRVHSSGITVRPVTEGSTIHVQANNGRLETLEVTP; encoded by the coding sequence ATGAGCACTGTAATTAATCGGGGCATTTCCAAACAGCTGGCACGAGTAAGTGTGGGTGCACTGACGCTGGCACTGCTGGCCGGTTGCGCCAGCAAAGGCGAACCCGCTTTTACGCCCAAAGAGCTGCGTAGCTTCGACGAGACCTCCTCGCTAAACACCCAATGGAAGCGTACCGTAGGCGATGGCTTAGGCCACGCTCGCTACCCCATTGCACCTGCCCGTGAAGGCGATACTGTGTTTGCCGCCGACGTCGAAGGGGTGGTGATGGCCATGAATGCCAACAGTGGCGATGTTGAGTGGGAAATCGATCTCGATACCACCATCTCCAGCGCGTTAACGGCGATTGCCGGTCAGGTTTATCTGGCGACCGGTAACGGCGAGGTCATTGCGCTGGACCAAAATGATGGCAGCGAAAGCTGGCGTTCACGGGTCTCTAGTGAAGTGCTTGCCGCGCCTCAGGCCAATCAGCAACTGCTAGTCGTGCAAAGTGTCGATGGCCGCGTGACAGCCTTGGATCGCGCCAGCGGCCAAGAGCGCTGGGTATACACCAGTTCGCAACCTTCACTCACCCTGCGCGGCACAGGCACGCCGATGGTGATTGACCCGGTTAGTTTTGTCGGCCTGGCCAATGGCCGTCTCGCCACGCTGGATAACCGCAGTGGCCAACCGCTATGGGATATGCAGATTGCCACGCCGCAGGGGCGTAGCGAAGTTGAGCGTCTGGTTGATCTTTCCGGCCAGCCGATCATCAGCCCCGATGGCCGCCTGTTCGTGACCAGCTACAATGGCCGCGTTGTGGCGCTTGAAGCCACCCAAGGCGATCTACTCTGGGAAGCAAACCTGTCTAGCCGCCATACGCCCATCCTGGTCGGCGATTTACTGTTTGTGGTTACCGATAACAGCCAAGTAGTCGCGTTAGATGCTAACAGTGGCCGTGAAATCTGGCGTAATGACGACCTGCAAGACCGCTGGTTGACCGCGCCCGCCTTTGCCGATGGCCGCTTGGTCGTGGGCGATTTTGACGGTTATCTTCACCTGATTGACGCTCGTGAAGGCAATATTGTAGGACGCACTCGCGTGCACAGCTCGGGCATTACCGTTCGCCCGGTCACTGAAGGCAGCACCATTCATGTCCAGGCCAACAATGGTCGCCTGGAAACCCTGGAAGTAACTCCATGA
- a CDS encoding tetratricopeptide repeat protein: MVELRSEEEQLDAVKRWWKENGMSLIAGAVLAAAGVFGWNAWQNYQQGQSEAASMRYQQLVNMTAGNELEDDQLASAREMVVELTDEHGDTLYAELALLLDARLAVQQGDLEGARTALESAAESSRRYVQSLAWLRLARVELADGNPTQAHALLDEPISDALAAQRANVRGDAFAAQGDTDAARDAWETAMEVSQTQDQPLYGVQFKLDDLGAEEATQ, encoded by the coding sequence GTGGTGGAGCTGAGAAGCGAAGAAGAGCAGCTAGACGCGGTAAAGCGCTGGTGGAAAGAGAACGGCATGTCGTTGATTGCAGGCGCTGTCCTGGCGGCGGCGGGGGTATTCGGCTGGAATGCTTGGCAGAACTATCAGCAAGGTCAGTCAGAAGCCGCTTCCATGCGTTACCAGCAGTTGGTCAATATGACCGCTGGTAACGAGCTTGAAGACGACCAACTGGCAAGCGCGCGTGAAATGGTCGTCGAACTGACCGACGAGCATGGCGACACGCTCTATGCTGAACTCGCCCTACTGCTTGATGCTCGCTTAGCGGTGCAGCAAGGCGACCTTGAAGGTGCGCGTACCGCGCTTGAAAGTGCTGCCGAATCATCTCGCCGTTACGTGCAGAGCCTGGCATGGCTGCGCTTAGCACGTGTAGAGCTTGCCGATGGCAACCCCACTCAGGCACATGCACTGCTGGACGAGCCGATCAGCGACGCCCTGGCAGCCCAACGGGCGAATGTGCGGGGCGATGCCTTTGCTGCTCAAGGCGACACTGACGCGGCCCGTGATGCCTGGGAGACCGCGATGGAAGTGTCACAAACCCAAGACCAGCCGCTTTACGGCGTGCAGTTCAAGCTTGACGATCTCGGCGCTGAGGAGGCGACACAATGA
- the der gene encoding ribosome biogenesis GTPase Der, producing the protein MTPVIALVGRPNVGKSTLFNRLTRSRDALVADFPGLTRDRKYGNGMLGDKVYTVIDTGGISGDEEGIDAAMAEQSLAAIDEADIVLFMVDARAGLIAADQAIANHLRVNQKKTWLVVNKTDGLEEHSAMGDFWSLGLGDPWPIAAAHGRNVSTLMDVVLEPFPERDASIPADTGSKGVRIGVIGRPNVGKSTLVNRLLGEDRVVVFDEAGTTRDAIEIPFERRGKPYVLIDTAGIRRRKNVSEIAEKFSIIKTLDAIKESHVVIMVLDGSSGLVEQDLHLLDYVLTTGRALVLAVNKWDGLESEAKDKMRAEVKRRLGFADYAELHFISALHGTAVGDLYPSIDRAFDAANAHWSTNRLTTLLQDAVSQNPPPMVQGRRIKLRMAHQGGSNPPIIVVHGNQTESLPEAYRRYLTNTFRKILKVRGTPIRFEFRSGSNPFDTMAGASDKEKAKKRELNRTKEARKSRR; encoded by the coding sequence ATGACACCCGTCATTGCTTTAGTCGGTCGCCCCAATGTGGGCAAATCGACGTTGTTTAACCGCCTAACGCGCTCGCGTGATGCACTGGTGGCCGACTTTCCCGGCCTCACTCGCGACCGCAAGTACGGCAATGGCATGCTGGGCGATAAGGTCTATACGGTGATCGACACCGGCGGTATCAGCGGTGACGAAGAGGGTATTGACGCTGCGATGGCCGAGCAGTCGCTTGCTGCCATTGATGAAGCCGACATTGTGCTGTTTATGGTCGACGCTCGCGCCGGCCTTATCGCCGCTGACCAGGCGATTGCTAATCACCTGCGGGTTAATCAGAAAAAAACTTGGCTGGTGGTGAATAAAACCGACGGGCTGGAAGAGCACTCGGCGATGGGCGACTTCTGGTCGCTGGGCTTAGGCGACCCCTGGCCGATTGCCGCTGCCCACGGGCGCAATGTATCTACGCTGATGGACGTGGTACTTGAACCGTTTCCCGAGCGCGATGCCAGCATCCCTGCCGACACCGGCAGCAAAGGCGTTCGTATCGGCGTGATTGGCCGTCCCAATGTGGGTAAATCAACCCTGGTCAATCGCCTGCTGGGCGAAGACCGTGTGGTGGTCTTTGATGAGGCGGGCACGACCCGTGATGCTATCGAGATCCCCTTCGAGCGCCGCGGCAAGCCTTATGTACTGATTGACACCGCGGGTATCCGGCGGCGTAAAAACGTGAGCGAAATCGCTGAGAAGTTCTCCATCATCAAGACGCTGGATGCGATTAAAGAGTCGCATGTAGTGATCATGGTGCTGGATGGTTCCAGCGGTCTGGTGGAGCAGGATTTGCACCTGCTGGACTACGTATTAACCACCGGGCGCGCACTGGTGCTGGCGGTTAACAAGTGGGACGGCCTGGAGAGCGAAGCCAAGGACAAGATGCGCGCCGAAGTGAAGCGCCGCCTGGGCTTTGCCGATTACGCCGAGCTCCACTTTATCTCTGCCCTTCACGGTACGGCGGTGGGTGATCTTTACCCGTCGATTGACCGCGCCTTTGATGCCGCTAATGCTCACTGGTCGACCAACCGTTTAACGACCCTGCTGCAGGATGCCGTCAGCCAGAATCCGCCGCCGATGGTACAAGGCCGACGGATCAAGCTGCGCATGGCTCACCAGGGTGGCAGCAATCCGCCGATTATCGTCGTCCACGGTAACCAAACAGAGTCGTTGCCTGAAGCATACCGCCGTTATCTCACCAATACGTTCCGCAAGATATTGAAGGTACGCGGCACACCAATTCGCTTTGAGTTTCGCTCGGGCAGCAATCCGTTTGACACCATGGCGGGCGCCAGCGATAAAGAGAAAGCCAAAAAGCGCGAGCTGAACCGCACTAAAGAAGCGCGCAAGAGCCGTCGTTAA